One genomic window of Malaciobacter molluscorum LMG 25693 includes the following:
- the infB gene encoding translation initiation factor IF-2 produces the protein MSDKVRVYEIADEAGANSNEVISKAKEMGIELKSPQSAVSLEQAEEIVNYMMSGANSKKSNSSSKNKKSVSHKEKKQERPAEDKEEKQTKKKEEVKSEEKTAQNNEVKEEKEDKSSAEDTNKPVNTQKTEKVNSNNRIIPKRRGLKIVKKKKPSNEHKIEDEIKSGINEDTSNAKMKSLSEILGGNNEDEKVSTKTTETTAAKAKVKKEKKKVPPKAHTHGKKLELDKEFADSDDSLLGEEVVLLDMGVSDESKLFEDQKNNNNNNNSQKQTRSSKPAAFGNRPQGLKRKKRKKRIKRVEEVKEITEVTIPEDIRVYEFAEACGKSPAEVITVLFGLGMMVTKNDFLKQDELEILGEEFGIEVTVKDALEDANYVEDYQEEEIDESNFVTRPPVVTIMGHVDHGKTSLLDKIRSSKTAASEAGGITQHITAYTIKQNNQKITFVDTPGHAAFSAMRARGASVTDIVIIVVAADDGVKQQTEEVISHAKAANCPIIVAVNKMDKEGANMDMVKAQMAERDMTPVDWGGEIEFIPVSAKTGEGIDDLLENILLQSEILELSADPEAKAKATVVEASLEKGRGPVATVIVQNGTLRVGDNIVCDTTYGRVKAITNDLGKQVKELGLSETGRVLGLNEVPVSGTIMVAQDSDKEAKDIATTRAEHARAKELSKSTKVSLEEMSGLIAEGKIKQLPVILKADVSGSLEAIKTSLEDIHNDEVKVKVIHSGVGGITESDLILASASEGCIILGFNVRPTGAVKSKAKADGITINTYSIIYDLIDDIKDALSGMMSAIIREENTGQAEVRDTFVVPKVGTVAGCLVTDGKVIRGGHARIIRDGVVTYTGKISSLKRFKDDVKEVSNGYECGVMFEKFNDIKVGDFIETFIQIEEKAHIDD, from the coding sequence ATGTCAGATAAAGTAAGAGTATATGAAATTGCAGATGAGGCAGGAGCTAATAGTAACGAAGTTATAAGCAAAGCCAAAGAAATGGGAATAGAATTAAAATCACCTCAAAGTGCAGTATCATTAGAACAAGCAGAAGAGATTGTAAATTATATGATGAGTGGAGCAAACTCTAAAAAAAGCAACTCTTCTTCTAAAAATAAAAAAAGTGTTTCTCATAAAGAAAAAAAACAAGAGAGACCAGCTGAAGATAAAGAAGAAAAACAGACTAAGAAAAAAGAAGAAGTTAAATCTGAAGAAAAAACTGCACAAAATAATGAAGTGAAAGAAGAAAAAGAAGATAAATCATCTGCTGAAGATACAAATAAGCCTGTTAATACTCAAAAAACTGAAAAAGTAAATAGTAACAATAGAATTATCCCTAAAAGAAGAGGATTAAAAATTGTTAAAAAGAAAAAACCTTCTAATGAGCATAAAATAGAAGATGAAATAAAAAGTGGTATAAATGAAGATACTTCAAATGCTAAAATGAAATCATTAAGTGAAATACTTGGTGGAAATAATGAAGATGAAAAAGTATCTACAAAAACAACTGAAACTACTGCTGCAAAAGCTAAAGTAAAAAAAGAGAAGAAAAAAGTTCCTCCCAAAGCACATACTCATGGTAAAAAACTTGAATTAGATAAAGAATTTGCAGATAGTGATGATTCTTTACTTGGTGAAGAAGTTGTTTTACTTGATATGGGTGTTTCAGATGAATCAAAACTATTTGAAGATCAAAAAAATAACAATAACAATAATAATTCACAAAAACAAACTAGAAGTTCAAAACCAGCAGCATTTGGGAATAGACCTCAAGGTTTAAAAAGAAAGAAAAGAAAGAAAAGAATTAAAAGAGTTGAAGAAGTAAAAGAAATTACTGAAGTTACAATACCTGAAGATATAAGGGTTTATGAATTTGCTGAAGCTTGTGGAAAGTCACCAGCTGAAGTAATTACTGTTCTTTTTGGTTTAGGAATGATGGTTACTAAAAATGACTTTTTAAAACAAGATGAATTAGAGATTCTTGGTGAAGAATTTGGAATAGAAGTAACTGTTAAAGATGCTCTAGAAGATGCTAATTATGTTGAAGATTATCAAGAAGAAGAAATTGATGAGTCAAATTTTGTTACTAGACCTCCTGTTGTAACTATAATGGGACATGTTGATCATGGTAAAACTTCGTTACTAGATAAAATTAGAAGTTCTAAAACTGCTGCTTCAGAAGCTGGTGGAATTACTCAACATATTACAGCATATACAATTAAACAAAATAATCAAAAGATTACTTTTGTAGATACTCCAGGTCACGCAGCATTCTCGGCTATGAGAGCAAGAGGTGCAAGTGTAACTGATATTGTTATTATAGTTGTTGCAGCTGATGATGGTGTAAAACAACAAACTGAAGAAGTTATTTCTCATGCAAAAGCGGCTAATTGTCCTATTATTGTTGCAGTTAACAAAATGGATAAAGAAGGTGCTAATATGGATATGGTTAAAGCACAAATGGCGGAAAGAGATATGACTCCTGTAGATTGGGGTGGAGAAATAGAATTTATTCCAGTTTCTGCAAAGACAGGTGAAGGAATTGATGATTTATTAGAAAATATTCTTTTACAATCTGAAATTTTAGAATTATCAGCTGATCCTGAAGCAAAAGCAAAAGCTACTGTTGTAGAAGCAAGTTTAGAAAAAGGTAGAGGACCAGTTGCTACTGTTATTGTTCAAAATGGTACTTTAAGAGTTGGTGATAATATTGTTTGTGATACAACTTATGGTAGAGTAAAAGCAATAACAAATGATTTAGGAAAACAAGTAAAAGAACTTGGACTTTCTGAAACAGGTAGAGTTTTAGGATTAAATGAAGTTCCTGTATCTGGTACAATTATGGTTGCACAAGATTCTGATAAAGAAGCAAAAGATATTGCTACAACAAGAGCAGAACATGCAAGAGCAAAAGAACTTTCTAAATCTACAAAAGTTTCACTTGAAGAGATGAGTGGACTTATTGCAGAAGGTAAAATCAAACAACTTCCAGTTATTTTAAAAGCAGATGTTTCTGGTTCTTTAGAAGCTATTAAAACAAGTTTAGAAGATATTCATAATGATGAAGTTAAAGTAAAAGTAATACATTCAGGAGTTGGTGGAATTACTGAATCTGACTTAATTTTAGCAAGTGCTAGTGAAGGTTGTATTATTCTTGGATTTAATGTAAGACCAACAGGTGCAGTTAAAAGTAAAGCAAAAGCAGATGGAATTACTATTAATACTTATTCAATCATTTATGATTTAATTGATGATATTAAAGATGCATTATCTGGAATGATGAGTGCAATTATTAGAGAAGAAAATACTGGACAAGCAGAAGTTAGAGATACATTTGTTGTACCTAAAGTTGGAACTGTTGCTGGATGTTTAGTAACTGATGGTAAAGTTATCAGAGGTGGTCATGCAAGAATTATTAGAGATGGAGTTGTTACTTATACTGGTAAAATCTCAAGTCTTAAAAGATTCAAAGATGATGTTAAAGAAGTATCTAATGGTTATGAGTGTGGTGTTATGTTTGAAAAATTCAATGATATTAAAGTTGGAGATTTCATAGAAACATTCATTCAAATCGAAGAAAAAGCACATATAGACGACTAA
- the rimP gene encoding ribosome maturation factor RimP — MSLQESIEMTVNSCGVQLYDIVTTKENDKNIYRIYITSKDGVSLDKCAEISRLISPILDVEEPMQGNYYLEVSSPGIERKLKKIEHFKASVGEKIKVKDIATEVYKGELLSADDKNIVIKTELGDEIVSYDSILSAATYFEW, encoded by the coding sequence ATGAGTTTACAAGAATCTATTGAAATGACAGTAAATAGTTGTGGTGTACAATTGTATGATATTGTAACTACAAAAGAGAATGATAAAAATATTTATAGAATTTATATTACATCAAAAGATGGAGTATCTTTAGATAAATGTGCTGAAATATCAAGATTAATTTCACCTATATTAGATGTTGAAGAACCAATGCAAGGTAATTATTATTTAGAAGTTAGTTCACCAGGTATTGAAAGAAAATTGAAAAAGATTGAACATTTTAAAGCATCAGTTGGAGAAAAAATAAAAGTTAAAGATATTGCAACTGAAGTTTATAAAGGTGAATTATTAAGTGCAGATGATAAAAATATAGTTATTAAAACTGAATTAGGTGATGAAATTGTATCTTATGATTCTATACTTTCTGCAGCTACGTACTTTGAGTGGTAA
- the efp gene encoding elongation factor P: MAISMSELKKGLKIEIDGIPYKITEYQHVKPGKGAAFVRCKIKSFLNGKVIEKTFHAGDKCETPDLQQKTMQYLYDDGEMLQFMDNETYEQIGLTYDQVGETEKWIIDGMNVDMMFFNGEAITVEAPAVVELKIVETPPNFKGDSQGGKKPATLESGAVVQVPFHLIEDDIIRVDTKTGDYLEKVK, translated from the coding sequence ATGGCAATTTCTATGAGTGAATTAAAAAAGGGATTAAAGATTGAAATCGATGGAATTCCTTATAAAATTACTGAATATCAACATGTAAAACCTGGTAAAGGTGCTGCATTTGTTAGATGTAAAATTAAATCATTTTTAAATGGAAAAGTTATTGAAAAAACTTTTCATGCTGGTGATAAATGTGAAACTCCAGATTTACAGCAAAAAACTATGCAATATCTTTATGATGATGGAGAGATGTTGCAATTCATGGATAATGAGACATATGAGCAAATTGGTTTAACTTATGACCAAGTAGGTGAAACAGAAAAATGGATCATTGATGGTATGAATGTTGATATGATGTTCTTTAACGGTGAAGCAATCACTGTTGAAGCTCCTGCAGTAGTTGAACTTAAAATTGTGGAAACTCCACCTAACTTCAAAGGTGATTCACAAGGTGGTAAAAAACCTGCAACTTTAGAATCAGGGGCTGTAGTTCAAGTTCCTTTTCATTTAATTGAAGATGATATTATTAGAGTTGATACTAAAACTGGTGATTATTTAGAAAAAGTTAAATAA
- the lpxC gene encoding UDP-3-O-acyl-N-acetylglucosamine deacetylase, whose translation MKQRTIAKSVEIIGVGLHKGIPVKMRLEPLEEDMGIIFYRSDEGVTIPLKIENVVDTKMATVLGKDGVVISTVEHILSAIYAYGIDNLRIVVDNDEIPVLDGSSSGYCMLIDEAGIKELNASKKAIKIKKEVEISTQEGKKVALKPSNHIIYDFSIDFEHPVIGQQKFLFDYSIDEYKENISKARTFGFLHEVQYLRSMGLAQGASMENAIVLDNSKILNPDGLRYDNEFVRHKILDAVGDMSLLGYTLVGEYNAHKGSHHLNHLLTKKLYESAENYEIIDLEEADEESKVFEIAYARA comes from the coding sequence ATGAAACAAAGAACAATAGCAAAAAGTGTTGAAATTATAGGAGTAGGATTACATAAAGGTATTCCTGTAAAAATGAGATTAGAACCTCTTGAAGAAGATATGGGAATCATCTTTTATAGAAGCGATGAAGGTGTTACTATCCCTTTAAAAATTGAAAATGTGGTAGATACAAAAATGGCAACTGTTCTTGGAAAAGATGGTGTTGTTATCTCAACAGTAGAACATATATTATCAGCAATTTATGCATATGGAATAGATAATTTAAGAATCGTAGTTGATAATGATGAGATACCTGTTTTAGATGGTAGTTCTTCTGGTTATTGTATGTTAATTGATGAAGCAGGGATAAAAGAGTTAAATGCTTCTAAAAAAGCTATTAAAATAAAAAAAGAAGTAGAAATTTCTACACAAGAGGGTAAAAAAGTTGCATTAAAACCTTCAAATCATATAATTTATGATTTTTCTATTGATTTTGAACATCCAGTTATAGGTCAACAAAAATTTTTATTTGATTATTCAATTGATGAATATAAAGAGAATATTAGTAAAGCAAGAACATTTGGTTTTTTACATGAAGTACAATACTTAAGAAGTATGGGGTTAGCTCAAGGTGCATCAATGGAAAATGCAATTGTATTAGATAATTCAAAGATATTAAATCCAGATGGTTTAAGATATGACAATGAATTTGTAAGACATAAGATACTTGATGCAGTTGGAGATATGTCTTTATTAGGTTATACTTTAGTTGGTGAATATAATGCACATAAAGGCAGCCATCATTTAAATCATCTATTGACAAAAAAATTGTATGAGAGTGCAGAAAATTATGAAATTATTGATTTAGAAGAAGCAGATGAAGAATCTAAAGTATTTGAAATTGCATATGCTAGAGCATAA
- a CDS encoding YlxR family protein: protein MADLKRPLRMCIVCKARLEKKELLRLKCEDKKLKKYDDTGRSFYLCYSCTNHLNSDKLNSKENKKIQKALCFQCKNKDEYLVQLKEILTDVR, encoded by the coding sequence TTGGCTGATTTAAAAAGACCTTTACGAATGTGTATAGTTTGTAAGGCACGATTAGAAAAAAAAGAGCTATTAAGACTTAAATGTGAAGATAAAAAGCTTAAAAAATATGATGATACAGGTAGAAGCTTCTATTTGTGTTATTCATGTACAAATCATTTAAATAGTGATAAACTTAATAGTAAAGAAAATAAAAAAATACAAAAAGCATTATGCTTTCAATGTAAAAATAAAGATGAGTACTTAGTACAACTTAAGGAGATATTAACAGATGTCAGATAA
- the thrB gene encoding homoserine kinase translates to MKVSVPATSANMGPGFDTLGIALQIKNQVVIKPSKFHSVSLKGEGSNNPALKDNNMFISIFNDFYHNLSTKRRNFRFEFYNEIPMSRGLGSSSAVIVSAISSAYAIEGVELSKKKLLNLALAYENHPDNITPAVMGGFNVATVQDNEVNFIKKDMPKNLRAIVVIPNRPISTNMSRKTLPYKYSKDDAVFNLSHASLLTAAFMSENWEMLRIASLDKFHQKYRMKQMPELFEVQKTSLKAGSLMSTLSGSGSTFFSIAYAEDSKKIERELRNRFPHFKIFTTDFDNYGVRVEK, encoded by the coding sequence GTGAAAGTAAGCGTACCAGCTACAAGTGCAAATATGGGGCCAGGGTTTGATACTTTGGGAATTGCCCTACAAATAAAAAATCAAGTTGTGATTAAACCTTCAAAATTTCATAGTGTATCTTTAAAAGGTGAGGGTTCTAATAATCCTGCATTAAAAGATAATAACATGTTTATATCAATTTTTAATGATTTTTATCATAACTTATCAACAAAAAGAAGAAATTTTAGATTTGAATTTTATAATGAAATTCCGATGTCAAGAGGATTAGGAAGTTCATCTGCTGTAATTGTTAGTGCAATTTCCTCAGCTTATGCAATTGAAGGTGTTGAATTGTCTAAAAAGAAATTATTGAATTTAGCTTTAGCATATGAAAATCATCCTGATAATATAACTCCAGCAGTTATGGGTGGATTTAATGTTGCAACAGTTCAAGATAATGAAGTAAATTTTATTAAAAAAGATATGCCTAAAAATTTAAGAGCAATAGTAGTTATTCCAAACAGACCAATTTCTACAAATATGTCAAGAAAAACTTTACCTTATAAATATTCAAAAGATGATGCAGTATTTAACTTATCTCATGCATCTTTATTAACAGCTGCCTTTATGAGCGAAAATTGGGAGATGTTAAGAATCGCATCATTAGATAAATTTCATCAAAAATATAGAATGAAACAAATGCCAGAACTATTTGAAGTTCAAAAAACTTCTTTAAAAGCAGGTTCTTTAATGAGTACATTATCTGGTTCTGGTTCTACATTTTTCTCTATTGCATATGCAGAAGATAGTAAAAAAATAGAAAGAGAATTAAGAAATAGATTTCCTCATTTTAAGATTTTTACTACAGATTTTGATAACTATGGTGTAAGAGTAGAAAAGTAA
- a CDS encoding methyl-accepting chemotaxis protein: protein MRNLSIKNKILSIVTISIVLTFLISIIIMALEFKKLAQYQKNDFSKLVNQTAKEELKAFGQLAETSIDSYLKMSTESAINEELSKDIKSLETLTNELYMKNNSIEKDRLVLLLNSTISKNKNVTIKSGKNVINSNDKNNNQIIKSFYFSKLDITIYIKAFIKDIQESYKKDAANVLSNLRFLGNGYFYGVEVKKDKSAWYVVDGSKFKRFGKRWDLTHKDKKGRPYRKQILDNLENNSEGITFVPYVFFNPKTKQLNEKLAIGKRIDQWNWVIITGIYLTDMNEKIESSYASAVNNIKDIIKYLTITIAILSIIILLIISYFVSRYIKKELNSFQTGLVTFFKFLNREATEVKLLTNDSKDEIGNMSKIINDNINKSKENLEKRNAFLLDVENIVKEIKKGYLVKRLDKKMDDESLEELRKNFNEMLDTLSKNIGNDTNIILDILDKLSKNDFRNKISDENGKIPFAINNVINLINNMLNENKNDGLQLDKSSNNLLKYVDSLNQSSSNAATSLEETSAAVEEITGNIRNNTNNIIKMSDFATSLKNSSTKGEKLASKTTTSMEEINEQTNSIADAITIIDQIAFQTNILSLNAAVEAATAGEAGKGFAIVAQEVRNLASRSAQAAKEIKELVDNATVKTNEGKKISIEMIEGYEELNSDLQKTIEIIKDIENASKEQLIGIEQINNAINTLDAQTQENATMATQTTEVAHKTSTIAHKILNSVNEKEFIGK, encoded by the coding sequence ATGAGGAACTTATCAATAAAAAATAAAATACTTTCAATAGTAACTATTTCTATTGTTTTGACATTTTTAATCTCTATAATAATAATGGCGCTAGAGTTTAAGAAATTGGCTCAATATCAAAAAAATGATTTTTCAAAACTAGTAAATCAAACAGCAAAAGAAGAACTTAAGGCATTTGGACAATTGGCAGAAACATCAATTGATTCTTACTTAAAAATGAGTACAGAATCAGCAATTAACGAAGAATTAAGTAAAGATATTAAAAGTTTAGAAACACTTACAAATGAATTATATATGAAAAATAATTCAATTGAAAAAGATCGACTCGTACTATTATTAAATAGTACAATTTCAAAAAATAAAAATGTTACAATAAAAAGTGGCAAAAATGTTATAAATAGCAATGATAAAAATAATAATCAAATAATTAAATCATTCTATTTCTCAAAGTTGGATATAACTATTTATATAAAAGCTTTTATCAAAGATATACAAGAATCTTATAAAAAAGATGCAGCAAATGTACTGTCAAATCTAAGATTTCTTGGCAATGGTTACTTTTATGGGGTAGAAGTAAAAAAAGATAAAAGTGCTTGGTATGTTGTTGATGGATCTAAATTTAAAAGATTTGGAAAAAGATGGGATTTAACACATAAAGATAAAAAAGGAAGACCATACAGAAAACAAATTCTTGATAATTTAGAAAATAATAGTGAGGGTATAACATTTGTACCTTATGTATTTTTTAATCCAAAGACAAAACAACTTAATGAGAAATTAGCAATTGGTAAAAGAATAGACCAATGGAATTGGGTTATAATTACAGGTATATATTTAACTGATATGAATGAAAAAATAGAATCTAGTTATGCATCTGCTGTAAATAATATCAAAGACATTATTAAATATTTAACAATTACAATAGCTATTTTATCTATTATAATTTTATTAATTATATCTTATTTTGTATCTAGGTACATAAAAAAAGAGCTTAATTCATTTCAAACAGGTCTAGTTACATTCTTTAAATTTTTAAATAGGGAAGCAACTGAAGTTAAACTTTTAACAAATGATAGCAAAGATGAGATTGGTAATATGTCAAAAATTATTAATGACAATATTAACAAATCAAAAGAAAATTTAGAGAAAAGAAATGCATTTTTATTAGATGTCGAAAATATAGTTAAAGAGATAAAAAAAGGGTATTTAGTTAAAAGACTTGATAAAAAAATGGATGATGAAAGTTTAGAAGAATTAAGAAAAAACTTCAATGAGATGCTTGATACTCTATCTAAAAATATAGGTAATGATACAAATATTATATTGGATATATTAGACAAATTATCAAAAAATGACTTTAGAAATAAAATATCTGATGAAAATGGTAAAATACCATTTGCAATTAATAATGTAATTAACTTAATTAATAATATGTTAAATGAAAATAAAAATGATGGATTACAACTTGATAAATCATCAAATAATTTATTAAAATATGTTGATAGTTTAAATCAATCATCATCTAATGCAGCTACATCACTAGAAGAGACATCAGCGGCAGTCGAAGAGATTACTGGTAATATTAGAAATAATACAAATAATATTATAAAAATGTCAGATTTTGCCACTTCACTTAAAAATTCTTCAACAAAAGGTGAAAAATTAGCATCAAAAACAACTACATCTATGGAAGAAATAAATGAACAAACAAATTCAATTGCTGATGCAATTACTATAATTGATCAAATTGCATTCCAAACAAATATTCTTTCATTAAATGCAGCAGTAGAAGCTGCAACAGCAGGAGAAGCTGGTAAAGGATTTGCAATTGTTGCACAAGAAGTAAGAAATCTTGCAAGTAGAAGTGCACAAGCAGCAAAAGAGATTAAAGAATTAGTTGATAATGCAACAGTTAAAACAAATGAAGGTAAAAAAATCAGTATAGAAATGATTGAAGGATATGAAGAATTAAATTCAGATCTTCAAAAAACTATTGAGATTATAAAAGATATAGAAAATGCATCAAAAGAACAATTAATTGGTATAGAACAAATAAATAATGCAATTAATACATTAGATGCACAAACTCAAGAAAATGCAACTATGGCTACACAAACTACAGAAGTTGCACATAAAACATCTACGATTGCACATAAAATATTAAACAGTGTAAATGAAAAAGAATTTATAGGAAAATAG
- the ribD gene encoding bifunctional diaminohydroxyphosphoribosylaminopyrimidine deaminase/5-amino-6-(5-phosphoribosylamino)uracil reductase RibD: protein MKINDKFFMKLAIDEAWKYQFLTYPNPSVGCVIVKGDSEILSIEAHKQAGQAHAEVNALKTAFLKYHPNDVIKTLNDSFDIHDYLKRKHNDFFNDCTIYVTLEPCNHVGKTPSCAQLLSELKPKRVVIAHEDINKEAKGGLETLEKASVKCELGCMKKEAYELLYPFIKWNSGSFIFYKMAQTINGTIDGGKISSNHALAYVHALRDRIDLLVIGGNTVRVDKPILDARHVIGRAPNVMIYSKRKIFDKDIPLFKVPNREVVISNDLFKLLDYKFVMIEGGYNLLDKLKEKVDFLVLIVTPKMRAGLNIENNMDIDFEIIHENFIGKDKLIYLKRK, encoded by the coding sequence ATGAAAATAAATGATAAATTTTTTATGAAATTAGCTATTGATGAAGCTTGGAAATATCAATTCTTAACTTACCCTAATCCTTCTGTTGGATGTGTTATTGTAAAAGGTGATAGTGAAATACTAAGTATCGAAGCACATAAACAAGCAGGTCAAGCACATGCTGAAGTAAATGCTCTTAAAACAGCCTTTTTAAAATATCATCCTAATGATGTAATTAAGACATTAAATGATAGTTTTGATATACACGATTATTTAAAAAGAAAACATAATGACTTTTTTAATGATTGTACTATATATGTTACATTAGAACCTTGTAATCATGTAGGAAAAACACCTTCTTGTGCACAGTTATTAAGTGAACTTAAACCAAAAAGAGTGGTAATAGCTCATGAAGATATAAACAAAGAGGCAAAAGGTGGACTAGAAACATTAGAAAAGGCTTCAGTTAAGTGTGAACTAGGATGTATGAAAAAAGAAGCTTATGAGCTTTTATATCCATTTATAAAGTGGAATAGTGGAAGTTTTATATTTTATAAAATGGCACAAACAATAAATGGAACAATTGATGGTGGAAAAATATCATCAAATCATGCACTTGCATATGTTCATGCATTAAGAGATAGAATAGATTTACTTGTTATTGGTGGAAATACTGTACGAGTGGATAAACCAATTTTAGATGCAAGGCACGTAATTGGAAGAGCACCAAATGTAATGATTTATTCGAAAAGAAAGATATTTGATAAAGATATACCACTATTTAAAGTTCCTAACAGAGAAGTTGTTATATCAAATGATTTATTTAAACTTTTAGATTATAAATTTGTAATGATAGAAGGTGGATATAATTTATTAGATAAACTAAAAGAAAAAGTTGATTTTTTAGTATTGATTGTAACACCTAAAATGAGAGCAGGGCTCAATATCGAAAATAATATGGATATTGATTTTGAAATAATACACGAAAACTTTATTGGAAAAGATAAGTTAATATATTTAAAAAGAAAATAG
- the rbfA gene encoding 30S ribosome-binding factor RbfA yields the protein MKSINLQRTESLLMELVPEALSTLKDSRINTLAITGIDCKNGKYDATVYYDGSDYTKQEKQVLNSLLSKASGHIKTYCLNATGWYKCPNFKFKADDTLEQSMKMEALFDKIKSKKQD from the coding sequence ATGAAAAGTATTAATTTACAAAGAACAGAGTCTTTATTAATGGAATTAGTTCCAGAGGCTCTTTCTACTTTAAAAGATAGTAGAATAAATACTCTTGCTATTACAGGAATAGATTGTAAAAATGGTAAGTATGATGCGACTGTTTATTATGATGGAAGTGATTATACAAAGCAAGAAAAACAAGTATTAAACTCTTTACTAAGTAAAGCAAGTGGACATATAAAAACATACTGCTTAAATGCAACAGGATGGTATAAATGTCCAAATTTCAAATTTAAAGCTGATGATACATTAGAGCAAAGTATGAAAATGGAAGCTTTATTTGATAAAATAAAATCAAAAAAACAGGATTAA